TTCCTTGCCGCCAACGCCTTCGACGATGGTGGTGTCTTCCTTGGTGATCGAGACCTTCTTGGCCTTGCCGAGCATGTCGAGCGTGACGCTCTCAAGCTTGATGCCCAGGTCTTCCGAGATGACCTGGCCGCCCGTCAGGATGGCGATGTCTTCCAGCATGGCCTTGCGGCGATCGCCGAAGCCCGGAGCCTTGACGGCGGCGACGCGCAGGCCGCCACGCAGCTTGTTGACGACCAGGGTCGCCAGGGCTTCGCCTTCGATGTCCTCGGCGATGATCAGCAGCGGACGGCCCGACTGCACCACGGCTTCCAGGATCGGCAGCATGGCTTGCAGGCTGGTCAGCTTCTTTTCGAACAGCAGGATGAGCGGCTCTTCGAGTTGAACCTCCATCTTGTCGGCGTTGGTGATGAAGTAGGGCGACAGATAGCCGCGGTCGAACTGCATGCCTTCGACGACGTCGACGGTGGTGTCGGCGGTCTTGGCTTCTTCGACGGTGATGACGCCTTCGTTGCCGACCTTGGCCATGGCCTGGGCGATCAGCTCACCGATTTCAGAGTCGCCGTTGGCCGAGATGGTGCCGACTTGCGCGATTTCCGAGTTGTTCGAGACGGGCTTGGACTTGTCCTTGACCTCTTGCAGCACCAGGCCGACGGCCTTGTCGATGCCGCGCTTCAGGTCCATCGGGTTCATGCCGGCGGCGACGGCCTTCAGGCCCTCTTGCACGATGGCCTGCGCCAGAACGGTTGCGGTGGTGGTGCCGTCGCCCGCCTTGTCGTTCGTCTTGGACGCGACTTCGCGGATCATCTGGGCGCCCATGTTCTCGAAGGCGTCTTCCAGCTCGATCTCTTTGGCGACAGAAACACCGTCCTTGGTCGAGCGCGGGGCGCCGAAGGACTTCTGGATCACGACGTTGCGGCCCTTGGGCCCCAAGGTCACCTTGACGGCGTTGGCGAGGACGTTGACGCCGCGCAGCATCTTGTCGCGCGCGTCGGTGTTGAAGTGTACGATTTTAGCGGCCATGCGGGCTGCTCCTTTTGAATGTGTGGCGAGTGGTTAGTGGCGAGTGGCAAGGGATCTGAAACTGGGGCGGCGGCGGCGGTTTCACTCGGAAACCTGCTCGCCACTCGCCACTAATCACTCGCCACTGAGGGCTGAGCCTTAGCTCAGCACTCCAAGCACGTCCGACTCTTTCATGATGATCAGGTCGTCGCCGTCGATCTTCACTTCCGTGCCCGACCACTTGCCGAACAGGATGCGGTCGCCGGCCTTCAGTTCCAGAGCATTGACCTTGCCGCTTTCATCGCGGACGCCGGGGCCGACGGAGACGACTTCGCCTTCCTGCGGCTTTTCCTTGGCGGTGTCGGGGATGATGATCCCGCCCTTGGTCTTGGATTCTTCTTCAACGCGCTTGACCAGCACGCGGTCGCCGAGCGGACGGAACGCCATCGGACTTCTCCCTTAAAAACCCCCGGATCGGGGCGTTCTGAAACGGTGAGCCAGCCCTCTCGCGATCGCCGTTTTGGCAGCCGACCGCAGAGAGTGCCAACACACCGCGCAAGTAGGGGCGGGCGTCGGGACCGTCAAGGAGAGGCCGGTGAAACAA
Above is a genomic segment from Candidatus Brevundimonas colombiensis containing:
- the groL gene encoding chaperonin GroEL (60 kDa chaperone family; promotes refolding of misfolded polypeptides especially under stressful conditions; forms two stacked rings of heptamers to form a barrel-shaped 14mer; ends can be capped by GroES; misfolded proteins enter the barrel where they are refolded when GroES binds), whose amino-acid sequence is MAAKIVHFNTDARDKMLRGVNVLANAVKVTLGPKGRNVVIQKSFGAPRSTKDGVSVAKEIELEDAFENMGAQMIREVASKTNDKAGDGTTTATVLAQAIVQEGLKAVAAGMNPMDLKRGIDKAVGLVLQEVKDKSKPVSNNSEIAQVGTISANGDSEIGELIAQAMAKVGNEGVITVEEAKTADTTVDVVEGMQFDRGYLSPYFITNADKMEVQLEEPLILLFEKKLTSLQAMLPILEAVVQSGRPLLIIAEDIEGEALATLVVNKLRGGLRVAAVKAPGFGDRRKAMLEDIAILTGGQVISEDLGIKLESVTLDMLGKAKKVSITKEDTTIVEGVGGKEEIEARVAQIKRQIEDTTSDYDKEKLQERLAKLAGGVAVLRVGGSTEVEVKEKKDRVDDALNATRAAADEGIVPGGGIALLKASKILADVKGDNADQNAGIAIIRRALQAPIRQIAENSGVEGSIVVGKVLENGDASFGFNAQTEEYGDLVQMGVIDPAKVVRTALQDAASVAGILITTEAAVADAPKKSGGAAAPDMGGMGGMGGMDF
- the groES gene encoding co-chaperone GroES — translated: MAFRPLGDRVLVKRVEEESKTKGGIIIPDTAKEKPQEGEVVSVGPGVRDESGKVNALELKAGDRILFGKWSGTEVKIDGDDLIIMKESDVLGVLS